The DNA region TTTGAAAAGGAATCATCAAGTTTTCTAATAGAATTTCATACCACATTATTACcaaatttttttgcaaaatgtatgctattccatttttttctacatataaacgtaatgataaaatacaagAAGATTTAAGTAAACGTGTATTTTTCATATACTATTGCTGCAGTAAATGAAAATCCCCACGTTTAAGAAAAAACTCCCGTACTCTCGTACATGCActggattttgaaaaataaattcatgcttCATGTTTACTTTTTCCCagtaaatattaaacaaagtaTTTTGATGGGTAAAAATGATACTGCAAACAATGAGAATAATGCTCActaatcttttttaatttgctaGTAAACAACAAGGTAACAACGCAGTGGTAGAATACATTTTTCTCACAAATCTTATATAACTGCTTTGAAAATTCATGATATTCACGCGATATCATGTAGTACTCATTTTGAACACGAGCATAATTACGtagataaaatattaatcaaaccATATCTCTAGCACTTTTAACTCCCAAAGTTACTATGAAACATAAAACAACACACCTTCATTGTTATATCACAGagctacaaataaaaaataaacataaagatCAATTATTGATCCCTGggtataataaacaattaattgTGTCACATAAACATTacagaaacaacattttaaaagtgaaattaaTGCAATCTTTTTATAAATTGGACTCCGTGGCATTTTCTATAAacaaatgtaattttatataattgttttgaacAATAAAACCTCTTTAAAGAATTTTACCCCGATAATATAACATTCGGGACAATGGATATATTTATTGTTTGCATCCTTTATGATTTGGCACCTAAATTATATATGCTGATCAAAGTCtgattataaatgtaaaatatataagagAGGGggaatatatttatatcaaacaaGATAAAAGTACTAGTATATACTATATAGATCCATAATACagagaatatgtattttgttattgtaatacatgcatgttacaagagtgaataacatataattatactacatgtacatataatacacatgtgatcatttttatgttaaattaaaatacTAACATTTCATTCCTGCATTTGCAAAGAAGACAGTTCaataaatcacaaaataatgattttctgatattttttttctctctaaaaaTGCCATTTTCATTGATGAGTTTGGGAATATCTATTGCCACGATCAATGGCAGAGATCGTATTCGAGTTCTCATGCCAACATTTGCAAGAACGttatttcatcaaatcataaaatgttgtttttctcattttttacaCTTACAATGTCTTTTTCATTGATTATGTTTGGGAATATATTACTTCGATCAATAATAGATATCGGGCTcgagtttccgtcacttccgacCTCAGTTATGTCGGTTTCACATGAGGTTTGATTTGAATAGGCGGCGCTCCGGCACCGACTATCCAACAGCATGGCCTTTTGACCCTTGTATGACAAGGCATAAACAAGTCTATCAACAAATATACTATCATCTTTCCGAATGTATGTGAATGTCTTCAAACATCGCTTTAAATCATTGGGCAAATCATTCATTGGAATATCTTCCATCATGATAACCAACAAATGTCTTTTCCTCTCGTAAATGCTCTGCTGAAATGCCTCATGAAATTCGTACATACAATAGTGACTGTTCAAAAAATGCTTTGATAGGACAATAACTGTATGGCGACTGGCTTCTACACAGTCAATTACAttgtcaaatattgtttttcctggCATGAAGTCCTTGTGGTGCAAACAGAATTTAAAGTTACTCAGTGGGCTATTAGGCGCCGCGTGTTCAAACACACTTGTGACCCAATCTTGATCATGGTTACTGTAGGAAACAAATGCATCAAACTTCTTGTTTTCGTATGTTTCAATCGGTTGACACGGTAGAATAATATTGAATCTTGTATAGGTCAATATTCTTATCTCTCGTCGGAACTTCAGCAAAATTATGATTACAATTATAAGAACCACAGACAACAGACTCAAGAACACCACGGCTTCTACTGCTATCTTCTCCAGAAGCTCTAGTTTACAATTCAGATCCTTTGTTGTCAGGTCAGCTAGTCTTTTTCCTTGAATTTCTTTGGGATATTTACATTCCATATCCTTCATGAAGTTGTATCTTTGATACTTTGGTTGGCTCCATTTTGATTGATCGTTTATAAAGGTAATCAGTTGTCTCGTCTCTTCGGTGCATGTACAGTTTAACGGATTGTCACTGAAATCGATGAACAACTTTTCCATATTCACAAGCTCCTCGAGTTTGGCTACTTTCAATTCTGTTACATTGTTATGAGACATGTTCATCGTCAGCCGAGGTACGTCCCAAGCATCTGCAGACGGATCAAACTCCAGCTCAGTAAACAGGTTGTACGAAAGATCCATAACTTCTAGCTTGGGAAAATACCTGTACCATTTTCTGTGAGCTTCTGCTAGGTTTGGAAGCATTGTTTtcgataaattaaaaattctcaGTTCTGGAAACATTGAATTCTCTGTTCCGAGTTCAGTATGGAATTTTGATGTCTGATGATTGACACTCAAGTCCACATATAAAAGTTTTCTGTATATACACTTATGTTTAATAAGTCGAGCTTTTGGTAACATTTCTGAGCCCTTGTTTACTATATCAGCATTCATAGAACTCACATTGTTGTTATACTGTGTAGAAAGAAAATTTTCTACGGAATTACCAAAGCCATAACTATTATTTTTGAATATGTAATATTCCACGGTTTCTTCGTGCCCACAATTGAAATCTTTCTCTAGTTCTGAGATATTCCCAGCAATTTTTAACATGTCGAAAATGTCGATAATGATAATACAattttcaaattgaatatacTCAAGTTCATCCGGAATGTTTGATGTGTTCATATTTGAATATCCCCTTAGGTAATGTTCCAATTCGCAATTTTCAGCTTTTAGGCGAAGAAGATTTTTTGCCTTCAATGGCCACTGCACTGAAATGTTTGCTGGATAATCACAACGGATGTCAAATTTATATTTCACTGATTTGTTGGCAATGTGGTCTTTCAATTGAAGAAAATTCCATTTTCCCGAGAATTGAACCTTAATATCACAAAGGTAAAACTTAATTCTATCAGTACTGTCGTTTTTCAGTTTACAGAACTCATCCCATCCGTTGGGTAAATATGCTGAACTACTTTGTTGTGTAACATTCTCGAACTGTGTATTGTCAACACCAGATGATTGTATTGCCGTTTCCATTTGACAACTCACAGTCCATATGATGGTacaaaaacacagtagaatccCAGAGTTCGCCATGTTTGTTTCGCCTCTCTTGTGTACGTTGCAGTGATGTCAGCAATTTCTAGGTCAGTGCGCGGAGAGATGAACGATAAGAAATATTTGCTAACACTCACAACTGCATCCCATCAATCCTCATCTCCAGAAGAAACATCAACCTGTTTTATTAATTAGAATATCCCATGTtccttttccaatttttttgtGAATCCATAGTAGGCTTGTAGGTACTTCTCCATAATGTCACGAAATACATGATGGGCGAGCACAGCGTTATGTTTTTCGATACGCTTTGTTGATAGGCCGACCGCCTCGGGGCATtgtaatatatcaaaattaatttgcCTGTCGAGATACAATTAGCACATATCTTATAAGAAATTATATTCAGTAATAATTTTACACCAACAACCTAGTTGATGATATTATTTTACCACTGAAATTGCTTGAAAATATAAAGCCGTTTGGAACATggcttttgaaacaaaaagacCATTCGGAAACACCCACGTATATGTACAAAGAGCAATAAAACCACTTCAATAACACAATGATCTACATAAGAGCTAGACCCTTGCTTATATGACCTATATCACTCACTCTGCTGTTGGAATAAATATAATTGAGCTACAACTATTCAACTACCAAACGATTCAATGTTTGAGAGACAAAAACTGCTCCTATATTACAGAGAACATTAATTGCTTGCTTAGCGATGTGTGACAAGTAGCCTGTCGTCATAGATTGAGAGGACTTAGGTGTACTTGTCTAATACTGTTACAGTCACACAGTACTTGTAGGAGTTAACACGAATCTGTTGCATAAGAAAACGTCTGATTGCTAAGTAATAACGATACCCAATGTTTTTACCTTTACttccttcatattttatttttgaacgaCTTTTGATGGAATTTTTTgccaatgtatttttttttagttttctgttatatttgttatttctaattaactatcattattaatgaaaaacaaaggaaaaattattttttatcaaatctaaatttataaatgtctgaaatattttttgaaaatataagagTGTGTGTTTTCTTTTCTCTTGACTTGTGAACAGTACTAGACGTGATCGCTTGACGAAATCTTTAATGTCACTTTTTTCGATGTGAAGAGAAGGTCGACGGAGAACAATACTTAACTAGGAATGAGTCATGAAATGTCAATTGGAAAGGACAATAGTTGTGGATTACTGCACTTCACTCTCTAATAAATTACACAGGCCTTATAAAAAGACAGAAAAGTAACGAAAACATTTTCTGTTTCGAAAGACCAGCTTTAATTACTTAGTGTCGAAGCGGGAAAAATAAACTTCTTTGGCGCGGCGCTTTGATCTATCTATTCCAGCACTGTGTCCGAAGCATTTACTTACTGCGCTTAATGAGTAAACAAAGAAAGATTGATGAGTGTGGGGGAATCGAAAAACTGGCCAACTAGAGTGGCCGTAAACACAGATTGCTAATAAATTTCCATTGCCTCTAACTCAGTTTTCTTCCGAAAAGGAGGCCATTGAAAAAGCGATAAATATTTGAATAGAATTTagaaatctatttttttaattaaggataATTATACCGTATTTAACATTTTATGCGAGGTCTTGACTCCTCTTGTATGTCATACGTTGATacaacattaataaaaaatagaacaaggaatatttccaaaaaaaaaagaaaaaaaaaaaagacggaAGACAGAAAAAAATGGCATGAACGTTTGAACCAATAAAAAATAGTGTGGTGATTAAAACTGACATCTGTACACCGTGAGATAAATAATGCTGATGAATTCTTAATGGTTGAATTATTTTGTGATTAGTGTTGAACATATTGCCTTAATAGATAATTCAGGGAagtttttatatgaaatttgaCTCATTACCAATGTAAATGTTGACTAGATATTCTTTGGTCAATAACTGAAAAATGTACGTCAGTTTATACCGTGCTTAATGAATATCATTCTGTGCTTTGTTGCTTATCTATTGTTTTGGTATGGTATGATCTATTTTTCAATTGCTTGAAGAAGATGGTGAAAGTAGGAAATATCGTATTATGAAACTTTCATTGAACatgtttcataaataatcagctGTACGCTCAAGAGTACTTTAGTATAGTAAAGTAAATGTGAAGGGAAGCAATGATACGAAAAACCTTTTATTCTTGAAATCAAAAGGTATTAACGttaatattataaaagaaaggcaaaaacattttaatagaATGTATACACGTGACTATTTGAAGTTTACCAGAGACATAAAGTAAGTACATGAAATCACGCGGTAAAATATGTAAGCTTTAGAtgaaaacggggggggggggggggggtaattcagATTACTATAATAATTGTATTCACAATTCCGTTCATTGACACATCAACTCAAAAGCATGTTGGTGTTGGGTTACAAATGTAGTTACGAATGACACATCCTGGCTAATataacttgttaaaaaaaatatgccatGCTTTCTCCGTAAATGATGCTGAAGAATTTTTTCCAACTgccaaattttacttttttttaaaagcgtATATTTTTGTCTGGTTaacaacattttgaaatactttCCAATAATATGTAAGGcatatgtaaataaaagaactatctttgttttaattttgatcacGAAAAAGCTATTAAGCATCGTACCCTTTCCGCGGTCTCCCGCATAGGATAAATTGATAATATGCTTTAATCTAGTTTACATGCCTTTTTAATCAGTATTGGCTTTCCCTTTTTATGCAAACAATGATAGTTAAgtacttttatcatttaaatatatttagttGGCCATAagttattatattttcaattacaaAGGGTTTATGCTCAAGCTATAAGGTTAATTTGTAATCTCCCTacatatgaatacaaaacagcAGGCGTGTTCACAAAtctttcctaagatatgacgTAAGTGTGTTCCTTAAATATGACCTAAGAAAAAAGTTAGGAACATCCTAAGATCAACTAATACCACTCAAGATGTAGCTTGGCGGAAGCTTAAACCCTTGTTACACCGGGACTGCGTCCTCTAGGCGAAcccgctgcgtccttaaataatgttaaaCGCCCAGGTACACATAGTAGTGTCTCCAACAGCGCCGTAACAACACAACAGCATTTCCTCACGTCTCATTGTCGCGGTGGGATCACCTAGAAAAATTGTAGAACACCATGGGACAGCGCGCACTTTGagcatgcacaaagtacgcgccgtggctctgcATTTTGATAAACTTGCAGGAGAAACGGAGTGAGGTTGCCATGACAGTGCCGTAAGGTCTTCAAAAGCGCAACGAGAGCTCTGTTGGTGCGCCCAATAACGCACATAATCGCAGTACAGAGACGCAGTGATAAGTCGACTGCGCTTGCACAGTGACCTCTCGGAATCCCTTGTGATGTCAATGCGTCTCTATTGCGCTTTCACTACGTATACACAGCGTTTGAAAGTGTTGTTTCTCATTTTGCTgttcacacagcgaccccaaaGAGTTGTTGCTGCGATCACCTCtctcttttaaagtttcttctgCCTTCATTACCGTTTATACCGCGCTTCCACGGCGTTGTCAACCATGTTGCAAACACGTGAACaatggctgttgtacaatagAAAGCTATATAGTATTCTCAAACTTGATGTGGATGACATTGTAAAAAGTAGAAATTATGAATGTTCCATATTATAGAACGTAGGtggaattcatgccattttGTTCTTATGCTGCTGGCCcttctatgttttctaacaactaataacggGTTTTTTTTGTCAGTAAACCAGTCTACTAAGATTTTTGTCTTTcacaaatcatttaaaaattagttaCTATTCAATTACAATTTACCttgtttcattaaaacaaaacaatgttcAACTTGTTGTAAAGTTCAACCTTCTTATTTGTTTCCAATACcattgtacaaataaaaaattatctacCAATAAGTAAAGAACGTATTGTGCACGCAGCGCACGCCGTGCACGCGGGGAAAAAACTCTTAGtacgtcatgagcgctcggcggataCTCAGCAAGAGCGCAGTCAATCGCAAGGTAGAACTCTGTGAAAACACAGTTACACGCCCCGGAGGCTCCGTAGAAACGCCTCTGTCGCCGTCAGGACGCCGTGACATCTTCacttgtaaaactttaaaatagaattgtacatttttctgaattttaccTGCGATCCTATGGCGATTCCAGGAACTTTACAACGCTGTGGTAATAAACTTGGTGTGACATTACCTTTTGGAACATCTTCGGTTATGATATCCTAACCTACTAAAATTCTTCTTATTTTCACACATACAGATAGAATTTGAAAGACTTATGCAGAGATAAATCATAAAACATTTCCataaagaaaacacatgtacaCGTGCAAATTAACACGATTGGcataaaatcagtttttttaatttgtatattcttacaaaaatatacatttacaaatgtacttaGATATATTTCAGGGACCAATAACAATAAATGCTAGGAGTCCAAATAACTGCTATtttgtataaagaaaatatgtatcgGGACAGCTTTTGGCTTGCAAgccaataaatatttaaacaacaaaTGTGCACTGTTTGAGTGCGTTTGATAATCTTGtcatacatataataaataagCACGTGCGTTTTCATAGAATTTAATGCTACAAACACACCCAGTTTCCATTAAATCCGCATATATACAAGTGGAATACATAGATGTAATTTTACTCTTTAGCTTGGGACAAAGCATCACAAGAGTCCCAAGATCCCATAAAACGTGAATTTACATCCTTGTGGTGGTATTAGGACAATGCATGTGCTACCTtaaagtttaaacaaaattatgacagttcctaaatttaggagagCTTCGAGAAACAGACTCAAGACtgaatatgaatatttattttaaacttaaaatgactataaacatacaaaaatcaaaggGCAGTGACTCTTGCagatattttttgaatgtaCAAAAAATGCAGTCTGCTTCATCGCGCCCACTCTAGCTTTACTCACATAAGAAACAAGGACAAAATAAGGAATGATTAACTTCATGTAGCTGTCATttggaaaatgaaataaaagtgtaatGCTTTTTTAGTCTTACTCCGAGTACAAGGAGTActctatttttctttatttatcgCTCCTCTTCCGTTAAGGGGTCAATCTTTGCCACACGTTGTGGACTCTCCCCCGCAGCGAAGTCTAAACAACTCATCCGTACATTTCCAGAGTCTCTGTTCGACACTTAACGTCCTTGATTCTACTGTTGGGGCCGGAGAAGAGATGCTATTAGATTGGTACTAGTGGAGACGGACGAAATCTGAAAAATTATCCTTTGAGAGGAGAATACAGCTATTTAGGGGCGTCTTCTTTTTTCTTCCCAGAAACCGTGAATTTGGTTGGATGAAACTCAACGCCGTGAAACAGATCAGAGAGTTCTCCGGATCCTTTCTTAGATCATTCTGTTCATACGGTCCGTCTGTGCGTCGCTTGTTGGTTTCTTTGTGACAAGTACTTCAActtgatttaaacaaaagtttgtgTGAGAGagaggcgggggggggggggggggtacaattCTAGTTGTACTTTCAAATTTTCTGAATCCGCAAATGAACACCCTCCACAAAGTGTTTTGTCAGTCAAATTAtgtacttttacatgtatattctatatGATTTTACAGTTTGATGTGAAAGAATACATAATAGTTCATTAGATACTTGTTATCAACTTTTTTATTTGAGTTGACAGAAACTGTAATTAGGATGCCGTAGCTACCCAAAATTTAGTAAATCTTTTTCGTCACCTGAATAAGTTTGAATTGTGGATGTGAGCTCGAGTTTTACTTTCGCCCAAAATTTTGATTCAGTGAGTAGTGTAGACTTATTTTGTCAGCAATTTTATTTGGATTTGTTTTGTTGGGTATTTCCCTTTGCTATTCACATACTGtaagtaaatattaatttgcTTATACAGATATCTGGTTTATAAACTACCGTCAAAATCGATGAGCAAAGCGGCCAGAAGACATGCCATCAATTTGGTATTCGATCgaatatcagtagtaaatatcaataaaaatcgGAAACGgttattaaattttaagaagGCAGGAAAGagatggccatttttagactatgtTAATCTCCTTTAGATAAAGATCTAATTAttaagatataggaaaatatttgaattttaacatatatttcgATTATTTTTTCACTAATGAATAGCTTACAAAATTCTAAATCATATATCATGGGTACTTTGTTGATCATGCAGCCTTCTTGATGTCCTTTCAAATGTTCCCAACCAGATGAGAGACGTTGAGTTCATTGATTGCCAGGTATTACCGTAGATTGCTTATATTTTAAGcgattatttaattaatttgtgtTAAATAGCGAGAACATTTTCGTTTTTTAACGTTAttataaatacatcaattttgattaaaaacaagTTCCCACAACTTTCGAAATTTCTCTTCAAACATATTAAGACTGATTTATAATACAACTAGCCTAAAATATAGCTAAATTTCAATTTAGAAACGTTCAATTTGTAAAGTTCCTCAACCTGTTTCTTCGTagaaattttctattcacaaccttgcaaaaaatgaaaaaacggGTGGAACAACTCAACGTTTTATCAATTGTGATTGTATTTACTAAGTTGAATTTTATGTACTACTATAGTATATAATTCCGAAAGATTTTTTCTTCCAATTTGAgactttttacaaaatcaaatttttgtttGCACACTTTAGAGTAGACAACCAATTTATTCAGACCGGCAGACCACAATACTAAAATAAGGACGATACAGTCTTTTGGCTTTGAAATTGGTTTGGTAAAACAGAGTTATTTTCCCTGGTGAATAAAACGTGTTTTGTCTTGGATGAATTGGATCTAAGAAACCACTTCTCAGACCACtgttcaaaaatattcatatcacgattgaaattgtatttaatgTCAAGTACGTTATATGAGGAATGTTGAGGCGCATTATCACCGGGAAACAAACTACACAGCGATGCCGTATTTACAATAAcatcatttacatatataacaaaaacaataatggGCCTAATATAGATCCATGGGATACACCTGTAGGcactttttatttatacaataaaagatCTAGATCTGTTTACATTACTTTTTGGGACCTTTGACATAGATAGAAAACCACAGAAGATACGTTTATAGCTTAAAAATGAGACCACTGTGCCACACTCTATCAAACGCTTTGACAAATGACATAAaactatttaataaaatttatcttGATCAGTGTTTTGAACAATGTCATGGTAGGTTTTAAGTAATTAATACACAGTAAATAGACCGGGTAAAAATTTAAGTTTGCGACCCTCCCCATTTGTTCattaaactttataaaatattttcatcgaTATTAGAATACTAGTATACCGTAGATCAATCATGTTCGTCCAatacaaagaagatgggtgaataaggcgtgtaaactgccTATATGGGGATAAATAAGATACTATTagattaaaatatgaacaaatctcaTAATGTCTctctaaattattgaaaacaatgcatATTTACCATAACATTGATCTATAACCTTTAAATAAGTCAAATATTTAGAATAGGTTGATtaaaactggcgtatgcgtgtcaaaacctccaaatagcgTCATTTTAAGAACTTCagttccttttctttcatagagtgggtcttggctccatatttttgtaatagtctatataaggtttaaaggaaatcaaagcgatttcaatcaacaaaaacgtggagagatgacccactatacattaaaaatgtcattttgtatcccaacaatggaacgttttagagaaatactacaagtccgtaaattcgtggttgaAGACGCATTAAGCATTTGTAAAACAATAAAGTTTGTTCTGACTGAAATGgttcagtggttagagcaccaggcattaggtaacattatagggctagggtttttaggttgtgggttcgataccaccaacactttagaaattattatttttcttatcgtttgttaaaatattcaaaactgaatatagttacaaattgtgcttttgtaaacttgtaatataacatcatctagtatatttggttggaaaaaaattaatctgaaattgttttttacgacaaaacccaatgggcatttgcgctatcttgttcccccatcttctttcgCGGATTTCTCTGATGAATTGatcaacaaaatttaatgtctaTCAAATTGCAATATCTTATTCTGTATAACATACTCTATTGATATAACAGTGGCATTGGAAT from Crassostrea angulata isolate pt1a10 chromosome 7, ASM2561291v2, whole genome shotgun sequence includes:
- the LOC128156505 gene encoding toll-like receptor 1; the encoded protein is MANSGILLCFCTIIWTVSCQMETAIQSSGVDNTQFENVTQQSSSAYLPNGWDEFCKLKNDSTDRIKFYLCDIKVQFSGKWNFLQLKDHIANKSVKYKFDIRCDYPANISVQWPLKAKNLLRLKAENCELEHYLRGYSNMNTSNIPDELEYIQFENCIIIIDIFDMLKIAGNISELEKDFNCGHEETVEYYIFKNNSYGFGNSVENFLSTQYNNNVSSMNADIVNKGSEMLPKARLIKHKCIYRKLLYVDLSVNHQTSKFHTELGTENSMFPELRIFNLSKTMLPNLAEAHRKWYRYFPKLEVMDLSYNLFTELEFDPSADAWDVPRLTMNMSHNNVTELKVAKLEELVNMEKLFIDFSDNPLNCTCTEETRQLITFINDQSKWSQPKYQRYNFMKDMECKYPKEIQGKRLADLTTKDLNCKLELLEKIAVEAVVFLSLLSVVLIIVIIILLKFRREIRILTYTRFNIILPCQPIETYENKKFDAFVSYSNHDQDWVTSVFEHAAPNSPLSNFKFCLHHKDFMPGKTIFDNVIDCVEASRHTVIVLSKHFLNSHYCMYEFHEAFQQSIYERKRHLLVIMMEDIPMNDLPNDLKRCLKTFTYIRKDDSIFVDRLVYALSYKGQKAMLLDSRCRSAAYSNQTSCETDITEVGSDGNSSPISIIDRSNIFPNIINEKDIVSVKNEKNNIL